One Curtobacterium sp. MCLR17_007 DNA window includes the following coding sequences:
- a CDS encoding MaoC/PaaZ C-terminal domain-containing protein: MPHYLEDLAAGQTFTTPGRTITEADVVSFASWTNDNNQVHTDVEFAARTRYGQRIVHGMLGASLCVGLIARTGVFEGSAVALLGIDGWRFTAPVFIGDTVTCTVEILSTRLTSSGTTGIVERTVTLRNQHDEVVQQGRMDVMVLTRAAAIA, from the coding sequence GTGCCGCACTACCTCGAGGACCTCGCCGCCGGACAGACCTTCACGACCCCGGGTCGCACGATCACCGAGGCAGACGTCGTGTCGTTCGCGTCGTGGACGAACGACAACAACCAGGTCCACACCGACGTGGAGTTCGCCGCGAGGACCCGGTACGGCCAGCGGATCGTGCACGGCATGCTCGGCGCCTCGCTCTGCGTCGGCCTGATCGCCCGCACCGGGGTGTTCGAGGGATCAGCGGTGGCCCTGCTCGGCATCGACGGCTGGCGCTTCACCGCCCCGGTCTTCATCGGGGACACCGTCACCTGCACCGTCGAGATCCTGTCCACCCGGCTGACCAGCTCGGGCACCACCGGGATCGTCGAGCGGACGGTCACGCTCCGCAACCAGCACGACGAGGTCGTCCAGCAGGGTCGCATGGACGTCATGGTGCTGACCCGCGCTGCCGCGATCGCCTGA
- a CDS encoding glycoside hydrolase family 2 TIM barrel-domain containing protein yields MSTLAGTVAAPNSTPDPSLPLASQQDGSYPRPQMLRTHWADLDGTWSFRNDGDDPAWRAGFPDPRDIVVPFPPESVASGIDEPGFHPVVWYSRSLTRADLDAAGFGERAPRLVLHFGAVDHRATVWIDGALIGTHEGGHTPFSFDVTEALAPGATGAPGATGDDVAHTLVVRAEDDPHDLTQPRGKQDWHEEPHAIWYRRTTGIWQTVWLEAVPPVSVGYLRWTNLDQATVRLTVRLTGTRTGGERLRVDAHWHERGEYLATVESTIGDTATEFDVVIPISRQANGQAQDELFWTPDTPRLVDATVTLVDRDGSRVDAVSSYFGVRTVGVDGPTFLLNGRPQHVRSVLNQGYWPDSHLAAPSRAALRREVELIKELGFNAARNHQKIEDPRFLYWADRLGLMVWGEVAGAYEFSPRAVHRLMAEWMDAVERDASHPSIVTWVPVNESWGVQEIRTNAAQQAYARALADVTRALDPTRPVVSNDGWEHPSSDIITIHDYEGDGERLAKTYADDAARTALVGGIGPADRRVLVGGAVDRGQPVMLTEFGGVNYQPGTQREDGWGYTSASDGDDWVQRITALYDAIRASSFLVGSCYTQLTDTMQETNGLLNADRSPKVPIEQIRRAVIGH; encoded by the coding sequence ATGAGCACGCTCGCCGGCACCGTCGCCGCCCCCAACAGCACCCCTGACCCGAGCCTCCCCCTCGCCAGCCAGCAGGACGGCTCGTACCCCCGTCCCCAGATGCTGCGCACGCACTGGGCCGACCTGGACGGCACGTGGTCGTTCCGGAACGACGGCGACGACCCCGCCTGGCGCGCGGGCTTCCCCGACCCGCGGGACATCGTCGTGCCGTTCCCGCCCGAGTCCGTCGCCTCCGGCATCGACGAACCCGGGTTCCACCCCGTCGTGTGGTACTCGCGAAGCCTCACCCGCGCTGACCTCGACGCTGCGGGCTTCGGCGAGCGCGCACCGCGACTCGTCCTGCACTTCGGCGCCGTCGACCACCGGGCCACGGTCTGGATCGACGGCGCGCTCATCGGCACGCACGAGGGCGGCCACACCCCGTTCTCGTTCGACGTGACCGAGGCACTGGCCCCTGGCGCAACGGGGGCCCCTGGTGCAACGGGCGACGACGTCGCGCACACCCTGGTGGTCCGCGCCGAGGACGACCCGCACGACCTGACCCAGCCGCGCGGCAAGCAGGACTGGCACGAGGAACCGCACGCGATCTGGTACCGCCGCACCACCGGCATCTGGCAGACGGTGTGGCTCGAGGCCGTGCCGCCCGTGTCCGTCGGGTACCTGCGGTGGACGAACCTCGACCAGGCCACCGTGCGCCTGACGGTCCGCCTGACCGGCACCCGGACTGGCGGCGAGCGCCTGCGCGTCGACGCTCACTGGCACGAGCGCGGTGAGTACCTGGCCACGGTCGAGTCGACGATCGGCGACACCGCGACCGAGTTCGACGTGGTCATCCCGATCTCACGCCAGGCGAACGGCCAGGCGCAGGACGAGCTGTTCTGGACGCCGGACACCCCACGGCTGGTGGACGCCACCGTCACGCTCGTCGATCGTGACGGCAGCCGGGTCGACGCGGTGTCGTCGTACTTCGGCGTCCGGACCGTGGGCGTCGACGGACCCACCTTCCTGCTGAACGGACGTCCGCAGCACGTGCGGAGCGTCCTGAACCAGGGCTACTGGCCGGACTCGCACCTGGCAGCGCCCTCCCGTGCCGCGCTGCGGCGGGAGGTCGAGCTCATCAAGGAACTCGGCTTCAACGCCGCCCGCAACCACCAGAAGATCGAGGACCCCCGGTTCCTCTACTGGGCGGACCGACTCGGACTGATGGTGTGGGGCGAGGTCGCCGGCGCCTACGAGTTCTCCCCGCGCGCGGTGCACCGGCTCATGGCCGAGTGGATGGACGCGGTCGAGCGCGACGCCTCGCACCCGTCGATCGTCACCTGGGTGCCCGTCAACGAGAGCTGGGGCGTGCAGGAGATCCGGACGAACGCGGCGCAGCAGGCCTACGCCCGCGCGCTCGCCGACGTCACGCGCGCGCTCGACCCGACCCGCCCGGTGGTGTCGAACGACGGATGGGAGCACCCGTCGTCGGACATCATCACGATCCACGACTACGAGGGCGACGGCGAGCGCCTCGCGAAGACCTACGCGGACGACGCCGCACGCACCGCCCTGGTCGGAGGGATCGGTCCGGCCGACCGCCGGGTGCTCGTCGGCGGGGCGGTCGACCGCGGCCAACCCGTCATGCTCACCGAGTTCGGCGGCGTGAACTACCAGCCCGGCACGCAGCGCGAGGACGGTTGGGGGTACACCTCGGCGTCGGACGGCGACGACTGGGTCCAGCGCATCACCGCGCTCTACGACGCGATCCGGGCGAGCTCGTTCCTGGTCGGGTCCTGCTACACGCAGCTGACCGACACCATGCAGGAGACGAACGGCCTGCTGAACGCGGACCGCTCCCCCAAGGTCCCGATCGAGCAGATCCGGCGCGCGGTCATCGGTCACTGA
- a CDS encoding alpha/beta hydrolase, which produces MPFITVGSENGHDIDLHYDDFGSGDPVVLIHGWPLSGRSWEGQVPALVEAGHRVIAYDRRGFGQSSQPWDGYDYDTFAADLDALIDQLGLMNVTLIGFSMGGGELARYVSTYGTAKVAKLVFASAVPPYLWKSDDNPEGGVDQDLADWFSNGITGDRPAFLREFVDMFYTAGGKPSLTHKPLVSDDQRAYDLAIAEMASPKGTLDCTAAFATTDFRDDLTKVDVPTLVIHGDADGIVPFEVSGKRTAAAIPNAQTHVIEGGPHGVLASHRDEWNQAVLRFLAS; this is translated from the coding sequence ATGCCGTTCATCACCGTCGGCTCCGAGAACGGGCACGACATCGACCTGCACTACGACGACTTCGGCTCGGGTGACCCCGTCGTCCTGATCCACGGATGGCCGCTCTCCGGTCGTTCGTGGGAGGGCCAGGTCCCGGCACTCGTCGAAGCCGGCCACCGTGTCATCGCCTACGACCGCCGCGGCTTCGGCCAGTCGTCGCAGCCTTGGGACGGGTACGACTACGACACCTTCGCCGCCGACCTCGACGCCCTCATCGACCAGCTCGGGCTGATGAACGTCACGCTCATCGGGTTCTCGATGGGTGGCGGTGAACTCGCCCGCTACGTCTCGACCTACGGCACCGCGAAGGTCGCGAAGCTCGTGTTCGCCAGCGCCGTGCCGCCGTACCTGTGGAAGTCGGACGACAACCCCGAGGGCGGCGTCGACCAGGACCTGGCCGACTGGTTCTCGAACGGCATCACGGGCGACCGGCCCGCGTTCCTGCGCGAGTTCGTCGACATGTTCTACACCGCCGGTGGCAAGCCGTCGCTCACGCACAAGCCGCTCGTCAGTGACGACCAGCGCGCCTACGACCTGGCGATCGCCGAGATGGCCTCGCCGAAGGGCACCCTCGACTGCACCGCGGCCTTCGCGACGACCGACTTCCGGGACGACCTGACCAAGGTCGACGTCCCGACGCTCGTCATCCACGGCGACGCGGACGGGATCGTGCCGTTCGAGGTCTCCGGCAAGCGGACCGCGGCGGCGATCCCGAACGCCCAGACCCACGTCATCGAGGGCGGTCCGCACGGTGTCCTGGCGTCGCACCGCGACGAGTGGAACCAGGCGGTCCTGCGCTTCCTGGCGTCCTGA
- a CDS encoding amidase domain-containing protein: MTASFTRRSLLSLAGVAGVGLAAAACSKASDPPEPTHSAGAGSASASASAAATPARAASLEPAQVPLAGGVTVTVTGTALAAVRGVTVGGIAARDVRASATKVTFTAPHQAMYTAGSADVALFDSELTPTASANQSSDGNGSAANDGQSGATQDSASAAPTAGAPSVPSAADALATTSLAYAAVTDVDRQLAYAMRYWKDYNLTEYGTMNPIGGDCANYVSQTLIARGWQQRDDWYSRSGGAAHSATWTYCPAMDPWLASNAATFGLTRRSLDERDKVRAGDIVFFDWNHNDSPDHTTIVSEVFTEPDGTIRIKSASHNQDGPYRDLDEMITVQHPGGTAWFHTFDA, from the coding sequence ATGACTGCTTCCTTCACGCGCCGTTCCCTGCTGTCGCTCGCCGGTGTCGCCGGAGTCGGGCTGGCGGCCGCCGCGTGTTCGAAGGCCTCCGACCCGCCCGAACCGACGCACAGCGCGGGGGCAGGCTCCGCGAGCGCATCGGCGTCCGCCGCCGCGACACCCGCCCGCGCCGCGTCGCTCGAGCCGGCCCAGGTCCCGCTCGCGGGCGGCGTCACGGTCACGGTGACCGGCACCGCGCTCGCAGCCGTGCGTGGCGTGACCGTGGGCGGCATCGCTGCGCGCGACGTCAGGGCGTCGGCGACGAAGGTCACCTTCACCGCGCCGCACCAGGCGATGTACACGGCCGGTTCCGCCGACGTGGCCCTCTTCGACTCCGAGCTGACGCCGACCGCGTCCGCGAACCAGAGCTCGGACGGCAACGGCAGTGCCGCCAACGACGGGCAGAGCGGCGCGACGCAGGACTCGGCGTCCGCCGCGCCGACCGCGGGCGCGCCGTCCGTGCCCTCCGCCGCAGACGCACTCGCGACGACCTCGCTCGCGTACGCGGCGGTGACCGACGTCGACCGGCAGCTCGCGTACGCGATGCGGTACTGGAAGGACTACAACCTCACCGAGTACGGCACCATGAACCCGATCGGCGGCGACTGCGCGAACTACGTCAGCCAGACGCTCATCGCCCGTGGGTGGCAGCAGCGCGACGACTGGTACAGCCGTTCGGGTGGCGCCGCGCACTCCGCGACGTGGACCTACTGCCCGGCGATGGACCCGTGGCTCGCCAGCAACGCGGCGACCTTCGGCCTGACCCGGCGATCGCTCGACGAACGCGACAAGGTGCGTGCCGGCGACATCGTGTTCTTCGACTGGAACCACAACGACTCGCCGGACCACACCACCATCGTCTCCGAGGTCTTCACCGAGCCCGACGGCACGATCCGCATCAAGTCCGCGAGCCACAACCAGGACGGCCCCTACCGCGACCTCGACGAGATGATCACGGTGCAGCACCCCGGCGGCACCGCCTGGTTCCACACGTTCGACGCGTAG